DNA from Toxoplasma gondii ME49 chromosome X, whole genome shotgun sequence:
CAATTCTGATACAAACAGGGGAGTGACAGATTTGTCACCATATATTATGTGCTCCTGAGCAGGATGCTGCCCTGGAATGCTTTCCAGTCAGTGACGCGGGCTTTCTTgagtctgcttcttccttgaCCCTTCCTGGAGCGAGCTCTCtactctctgttctcctaCATTTACTACTGAGACTGCCACAAAAGGCACGGACTCCACTTGCTAAGAAGATCAATCTCGTTTTTCGGCCGGTACTTCAACATTTATCTAGAAGAATCGCGGAGAGAGATCCCTACCCCGCTTCGGCGAAGTTCTTTGCTGAGTCTGCGGACACTGTGTCCAATACGCCTAGCCAGGGGAGCCAAGGCACATCAGGTCAGGAGTGAAAGGAATGTTCTGTGGCAGAGAGGCTTCGCATGCAATGACAACTGTGATGCTGCTGCAGACAGCTTCCGGCAGTGGCTTTGATGTCACAGAATGGCAtatctttctgtcttcagaGGGCGAAAGTCCGATCCCTCGTATCGTGTCATGTTCACTCGGTAAGGAGCATGAACTGAGGGTTTTTGTGTGATTTCCTTTACTCAGCGGAATCTAAAGCTGTGGGCGTTAAAGAGCAACACCCTGCTGACGCACAGCCAACGGTCGAGTTCTTGCTGCTCACCCCGTTGTTTATGGGACTGTTGCAGTCCATGTTTGCTGAGGAACTCAACGAGCGAACTCCTTgcaagaaagagagcctTCAAAACGCGTCTGAGAAGGAACCTCACAGCCCTCGCGCAGCCACAACTGATGAAATTAATGTCACAGCAGACCCGCAAACGCACGCGCTTGTTGGTTTAGGCATAGCCGCTTGCCAGTCTCTTCTCGACATGTATGAATACTTGAGGCCACTCCTGAATACGTGGGAAGGTCTGGAGTCGCAGCATTGTTTCGTCGAGCACAAGGGCACCAAAGAACCCGCTACACAGAAGCCGTTTTTGCCGTCTAGGGAATGTCTGCCTCCCTCAACAACTGTTAGCCTAATGCCCGGTTTCGACTTCAGGGGATTTTACTACAGCCTGGTCAGCGCCATGCTGACGCTTCTGGGAGGCATGCTGTTGCAGTCTCTACCGgaaagaagatggagatTTGCGGAAAACCCTGCGGCGAAGGCTGGTGGCTCAGCGGCGATAGGGGGTCTCGCATCAGCTGCAAGGAAACTTCTAGATTTTCAAAAGAAGGTAAGATTGTCCAGTGGGTATATCTGTTGGAGGTCGCGCTCCGGAAGGCACACCTACTCTGTAGCAGGTATTTTCGCTGAATCTAAAATCACCCAAAAGAAGTACCATAAGGCCTTCTCTGACAAGAAATTATTACTGCTAGCATGATGTTGTTACATTGTTAATGGATGAACAGGAGTTGAGTGAAGGCTGCTCTTACATCAAGAACGCTGCCAATATCGTGATCCTTCGCGCTGAGCAAGCGTCGGCTCTGCTTCTAAGAGAGGAAGCTCAACTCAAGACCCACAAAATGCATGTTGTCGATGGTGACTCGTgggcagacgaagagcatGGCAGCGATTTCAGAAGAACGCTATACAACCATGAGAATGAACCTTGTGAACAAGGCGTGGTATCCAGAGAGCCTCGGAAAGAAAGGGATCCTTGAACAACGCCATGTGTAGATTCTACAGAGACCGGATACAAGTCCTCGGCAGACTGaggtgtgtctgtgtgacTATTGAATATTTCCGCGGCTACAAGTCTAATGCAGTAGACTGGCGTAAACACTGATTTCTTCGAATGCAGGCTGCGTTGCAGCATCTTTCACGTTGTGTCCGAAAAAACTTGAAAACTTTAACTGATTTTGCTTGGACAAAGCGGGATCCGGAGCATTGCCTAAACTATTTCGGTTACGAATAACGGTCGAGGGACGGTAGAAGCATCCAGTGGATCTGACCTAGTCGCTTCTGTGTAAGGAATCAGCGATTGAGCGGCACATGATATAGGCTCGCTTGTCGTGCACCAGTCCACGGAACCTCTTCGGCGGCAGCCTTCATCAACCCCTACGCACTTCATGGTCAAAAATATTTGGAAGTGTGGGCTGCGACTTCATGCAGAGACCGTGGGGGCACAGAGCAAGAAACCTCCCATATCGGTTTTCCTCATAAGAAATTTTATTTTATGGAGGCGAGTTTGCGAAGGGTTCTCATTGATTTGCTAGGAAGCCAACGCACACTGGAAAGATAAAACGATTCGAAGTTAGACTCACACGAAGATATGTGACCAACAGCAGACTGAATTTTCCCGGCGGGAGCATCTCTGAAAGGGGAAAGCTCATACCCGTCCGAGTACGTCACCACGCTGAGGCACCGAGATCGCCGGTCGTGCCTCTTCGCGTAGTCAGCCAAATAGAGGCCCCGCATCAGCGAGAGCGCACCCATTTACATCCTCTTCCCAACTGACATGTGAATGCTCAGTGGCGCATCAGGGTCGAAGAAGTTCCCCATAGCAGCAGATTGAGCGACGAACATCTCGTGAATAGGGGAATTCGCCTGATATTCCAAGGATTTCAGGTGTAATGTGACttcttcctgcctcttcgcGAGTTTCTCAAGGAGCTTGGAGCATTCCTTCAGGGACTTCCGCAGAAGGTGGGAATTTTCTGACCGCAGCGCGCTCGCAAGGTCTGCAGGCGCTTCGTTTAATTCAATGAGTTCCAGCAGCTTCTCGGGGTGCTGCTCGCTCGGGAGGCGCTCCAGCTGATGATATTCGAAGGCTAGCTGCTGCTTCATCTCCTTCAGACTGGTCAACTCTGCCCGGAGAACGTGCCGGCTGAGTTCGCCCATTCTGTGCTGCTCCACCATAGCTTCCAATTGCTGCTGGCGGTTAACCAGTTGCTGTACTAGTTCCCTGTATCTCTGTTGTTTTACAGCCACGTTGTAGTCCCGCAGAAGGTGGCGCACGGCAAGATCAAGTCTATTGTAGATCCTCCACATGTCAACGAACGCTGCGCTAGCCTTTTTGTATTCATACATGTAGTTGAATGCGGAGCGATCTGAGCTGGCCTTGCCCTTTTCCTCCGAGCTGGCCTTGCCCTTTTCCTCCGAGCTGACCTTGCCCTTTGCTCCCGAGCCGTCGCCTGCCTTGGTAGGTTCACCCCGAGCCAGAGAAATCGAGGCAGCAAGAAGGACCCAGAAAAGGACGCGCATCTTggatgagagagagacgcagcaaaAGTTTCAAGCTACACAGACCGTAGTTTGTGCGTCGAGCGCCCGCAGAAGCCTCTCAGGGAGACCGCGTTCTGCCTTCTCGATTCGACGCACTGTTATGCCAGGATGGTCACGGACAGGCCAACGGCGACAAGTCGGACCTGGTGAAAATGGAGGTTGAAGCAACCCTTACTAGTCGAAGTCACCCGATAATGTTGCAAAGCACGCTTCACATTTGAGCAATGGATGTCTCTTGATCATAGGCCACACATCCGCCTCACCAACATGGTGACCGACGGGAAATCACCGCCAGTCGCTAGTCGACCGTCTTGTGGTGAGGGTTCACACTGCGTCGCAGCGAATTTTGAAAAAACTCCCTGTGGAGGCGAAAAAGTCGACGTATGAGTATGTGACAGGACAAGGACAAAGATACGCGAAAAGCGTTTTGGCGTGCTCAGACTGTCAATTCTTTCGAGAGTTAGCGCAGACAAGGCAGCTGCCATTCCTCAGCAGCGGTTTCTCACCGACGACGTCACCTTTAAGAAGATGGTGTCTGCATCGTGCGAAGAATGAAGTGCCTTCAAGTGGGCAACAATGTTCAACATTAAGCACAGGCTGATCCAGCACGCtgtcgacagaagaagctgcggaAAATTCCAGAGAATCCGCGGCGTATTTCCAGTATCGGCGCTTGGCAGACCGCGGACTCAACGGCAGCACGGTTCTGATGCCAAGCGGCCAACGgggtcgcgcatgcagcgggcTAGTTTGGAGAGCGCCTCCATCAGCCTCTCTTGAGGTCAGATATCCTCTGTAGCATTTGCCTTCGGGCCTCAAAAGGAAGCTTGCAGTGTGTGTTCCCGGGCCTCAGAATCGACACGGTAGATTCACCGTGTGAATTTTCACATTGTGACTTCGCAGAAGCGGGTACAAGACATGTCTGCCACCTTCGGCGACAGCTAGTTCGGTAGAAAACACTGAAATCTGTTTTTTCGAATTGCGTGGTAGCTCACCGGCCCTTCGATTCGAACCGCTTGGCATCATTCGTCAACAACGACGGCTCACCTGGTGCGCTGAAGAAAATGTTGTGACAAAGGGTGGCCTGTTTTCCCCGCCTCCCGTAACGAGTGGTATGTGCATATGGCGAGCGGTGACTCGTGTCTTGCGGGTGAAAGAGAGTCTTCGCCAACAACTGCGGTTGTTCCCAGCACATATGGCGTCTTCCGGAGCCCAGATGCGGCGTTGCAGTCACTCACATTTAGGTATAAGATATGTAGTGTCGTCTTAATTCAACACAACGCCAGAACCTCACGACTACAAACCCGCGAGTCTGCCGTCAAACCCCCACCGTAAGGATCCCTTCGTGCGAGCTGCAGGCTGTtgaagacgcaggcgagacgACCCGCTTCTGGTGCCGACTCAGTGACCAAAATGTTTTCCTACTGCTGTGGGCTGGGCATGCATCAAGACCGGATCCACGCCGCTTCTTGTGGAGCAGCGAACCAGGTCTGCGCACCAATTTGTGAGCCACAGGTTGTCCTCATCGATAACCTTGAGCTCGCCGTCCACGCAGAGGACCAAGTTGCCTACTATGACTTCATGCACTTGAACAGCACGCCAGTGAAGGCGACTGATAGGGTACGCCAGTCCCGCTTTCTGAAAAAATATCTTGTGCATACAGGGAAATGCTGTTCAGCCACGAAAGTTTGATCCAAGACATGACCGTTTGTCTTCTATGTTGTCGGCCCTTCCCCAGTGGCATCTctggacagaagaaaacactcTGTGAGGTGCCTCGCTCAAGTCGTTACGGCCACAGAGGAAGCAACTTTCTGTGGTACTTTATTTCGCGGTGCAGGTTCTCAAGCGGGACCCAACCGCCAGTGCACCTTCTCAATTCGAGAACTCCAGCAAAGGAAGCGATCCACGAATGTCGTCCGCTGCAACAGGTACAGTGGCAAGGTGGATGTAGGCTTTCCACCTCTTTAGGCACAAGGCAGTTCTCAAAAGTCCCGTGTTTATGTGTGCGTGGGGGGGTGCCTACTTGTCTCCAATCTTCCCTCTTCCTGGCCCGAAGCGTGTTGGATATTCAAGAAACTTTTTTTTGTGAAACGGTATGTGGCGGTTGACTCCCATTGTATCTGCGCCGGCCGTTTGTGAGCAGCCTCAACCATGGAAGAGCTCGACGAAGATTCTTATCCTGACGCCGTCTCGGAGCACAGATCGCAGGTGGAATGTGGTGTAGCCCGTCAGCCGCATACAGCGCCTGACAAAATCTGTTTATCTGTTCGCCCAGTATCTCAGCAACATTCGCCCTCTTTCACTTGTGCAACAATTCCTACGGCTGCGCACTTTCAGACTTCGCTAAGCATGCACAGGCAGCGCAGCAGTGGGCCGGAGTGGACCCGTTCTGCTGTGTCTCGTCTGTCCGTGCCTTCTGAAGAAATGCATCAAAAACACTTGGACTAAGCTCTCCAATTGTGCTCAGAGTTACGGCGGACTCAAGGGGAGGTGCTCGTGTCTTGTGAAAATGCTCATGTGGCCGCCTCATGCCGTTCCGGGTACGTGTGTGGATGGAAGTCCGACGGCGCCAGTCTAGATCTCTACCGTGCCTTAATTTCCAGCGCATCCCCCACCTTAGACGCACATAATTTGGTGGGACGTTTCCTGCGAATATCATTTGAAGTACACGGCAGGACCGCAGTGCAGTCACGTGTTCCGGCAACGCAACGAATTGCAACACTCTGACGATACGAAGGTCGGCTGTCGCTGTCGAAATATCTACGATTTCGCTGTTCGGCCGAGCTCGCGACTTGCTCAGCACCCTCCTGGTTCGTGGGTTTGCAAATAATATCATTTGAAAGCGATGCAGAGGGCCAAACTGTAGCGGCACTCGTGGCACAGTTGCCTGGTTTGATCTCTCGGGACTGAGAAGGGCGTCAGACTTTCTCGCCTCACACAGTGATGGGCAGCCCTTCAAAAAATTGTTTTGTGTCAAAGTTTCCTATCTTGTAAAACGGATCTGCAAGATAGTTGTCGTCTGTCCTTCGTGTGCGTACCAACGGCGCACAGCTTTCTGTGCTTCGGTGACTCAGCGAGTCTCTTTCGGGTCGTACTGGTGAAAAACTACCTGCAAGAGTTTCACTACCGTGTGGATCGTTGACGTCTTTTTGAGACCATCTTTGTGAAGTTCCCAGAATCTGTGCGTTCTTGCTGCGATTGCCTGTAATTTCCTCTGGGAAACCTGCAGGGCCAATACGTCTCCGCGACAGTGgtgaggcggagagagactgcCCAGTCGTGAAGGCGCATAATACTTGTTCACATTCCTGGGCCTAAGGGTCAGAGATAAAAAAGCAGGAAAGCATGGGGCATGCTTACGTTTTGACCCAACCTGCTGGAGTTTCTCGAGTGACTCCAGTTTGTAATGGTAAACAGGTGACCTGTATATCTGTCGACTCCTTCGCTAGCAAGTTTCAGCGAACGGTCATGTCTCAGGTGCACATTATATAGTGGTGGCAAAGCCTCCACGTCCTTCTACGAAGTCGCGTCTTTTTCCGACGGCTTACCGGGCCCCTGTTGCTTGCGCGAGTAGCTTGTGCCGTGGCATGTGTGCAGCTCTCGCTGTTCGCAGCAGGCTGTGCCATGTCCGCCTGAAGGACTGTTAACTCATCAACAAGACGCGCTTCTGCCTGTCTgagtgtttcttctttgtcgtcgATGGCACTTAACAGCTTCATTTTCATCATAGTTGCCTCTTCTCGGAAAGCCCGGTACTCAGCGGCTGATGTCTGAAGAGTGTGCAGAAGTTCTTCCCTGTCGCAACGAAGAATGGCAAGCTCCGCCTCTCGGTGATGTCCTCTAGCAATCTTGTCTTGCAATTCCGACTGCAGCTCTCCAGCTAACTTTTTGTACGACTCAGCTGATAACTTGAGTGCAGCAATCGTCTTCGCGCTCTGTCTGTCCCGAGCATTCGCTTGCTCTAGGTCACTTTGCAAACGGGCAGTCTTGTCTGTCCATAACTGCCGCTGAAACTCCTTTTCACTAGCCAGATCTTCTTTCCCCATCGCAACCATCTCTCGTAGCTGCTGTGCGTACCTCTCCTGACTGTCGagagctcgcctgtgctccAGAAGCATTTGCTGAAGCTTTTCTTGGTGGCTCTGCTTCAAACCTTGAACCTCTAGAAGATGCTCTTTTTGTACTGAGTTGAGTCGCTGTTCGAAACGTACCAGTTTCGCACGAAGCCGATCGAGTTCCAAGCTTCTGTGCAGGAGCTCTCTCTCAATAGATAAAGTGGTAGCCATCTGAGTGGCCTCCAAGTGTACGCGCTCGGCATCTTTCTGGAGTTCGGTGTCATGTAGGGCCCGAGCGTGCTGGGATTCCCTTTCGCGTAGTTCCCCACGAAGGAAGTTAATTTCCTCTCGAGCCTGTTTTATCGCTTCGTCACCTTCTTTGTAACGCGCCTGCAAGTGGCGGAGCTCGGCGGTATACTGCTGGTCCAGTTTCTCCGCATGCTCCTTAGCGGCAAGCGTTTTTCGAACTTCTCTGGAAACTTCcagtcgtttttcttcttccgcttgcTCCAGCTGCGCTACTGTGTGCTTCAACTGCGCCTGAAGTGCACTTACCACGAGGTGGTGTTCTCTGTcagtgttttctttttcactcTGCTGGATACGTGCGAATGTCTGCTGCTCTGCGGTCCGGCGTTGCAGTGTTTCCTTTTGTTCCTCTAGATCAGCGCGGACGGTTGAAAGCGCACTGGTTCTCTTTTCCAAAAGTCCTTGCAGTTCTTCCGCAAATAACAGACTTTCCTCCAACCGTTGGAGACCTGACTGTTTGTGCCGCTGCGCATCTCGTAGTTGCTCACTGAGCACCCGAACCGTCGCCACTGTAGTTTCCAATTGATACTGCACCTGACGGTGCTGATTGACTAACTCTTCATATGCAAATGAGGCGAGTTTCTTGGTCAGACCACACTGAACCCCCCTCTGGCACCTGTCCGCTCGTTTAGTGTGCGTCTTCACATCTGCTGTCGCCTTGGAAATCGGAACGGACGCGTTGGAACCCCTCTCGGGAAGTCGCGTTTGCACTTCCTGACTTACCTTTTCGTTCGGTGGATGGGCGTTTGCCACTATGTTGGAAAAAGATTGTCTGGGTAACTCCCTATGGTGTAGCGCCCAGTCATCGTAATCAGTCGTACTGTTTGGAAAAATTTCCAGgcttcttccgctctgaTCTAGGCACACGTCGTCCACATAACGCTCCTGGTGGTCCTCAAAGAGACCTAATCGAACGTTTTTTTCGCACAGATCTTGGAATGGAAAGGATGGTTTCGTCAGTGTTTCTGCTAGGTCACGATCAGCGTCCCTAGATGTGCTAGTCGCCTCGCAAATCGATGCTCCACTACTGCGGCCATCATCTCTGTCGTTTATCTCGGATCTCAGTGTGGTGTCCGTGGGCATCGTTTCAATCGCGCGTCGGAGTACAACGCAGCGGTAATGTTTCCCCGGGACCGATCCGCCCACGACACCAAAGAACGCATCTTCGTCACTGCTCTCGGCAAACGCTCCTGCATCTCTTTCTGCAGACTCCGAGCTGGAGAAACCCAAAGCGGGTGTCGACACTGGGGTGGCGGAGGAGCCTCGCGAGCCGGGCTTCTGGCTGCTGGCAGAGCTATGCTTGTCGTGACAGCTGTTGTTTTCGTAGTT
Protein-coding regions in this window:
- a CDS encoding hypothetical protein (encoded by transcript TGME49_237170) gives rise to the protein MPGVYAKPPKRSELSKEVTFILSLLEKKRREGAWAEVMNTCVAMLLDLFAAERSKARAEAIHEKEKHDRERAKGAGTGGQREIPLSEFEARKERDVAEVFFVGGVHAVFCDILQHASGNSEIGDIMPILAVSRMAAVFDRDHCQILTEGLQRLEGLWTSPKGLTHIAQTLASVALFGLGPPLVSALIPASLLWVGASNLIRETRCPCSPCELQRRLLKISRNRDEIGVVQAAKDKKQICVSLVRGGGPGLLRQIFRTAAELRRRTSSVSEQKTEDPTSTQDQCYLDQALQFASWTLLLCSWPYEEVHGGESILAYDKCSLLDAALECFPVSDAGFLESASSLTLPGASSLLSVLLHLLLRLPQKARTPLAKKINLVFRPVLQHLSRRIAERDPYPASAKFFAESADTVSNTPSQGSQGTSAESKAVGVKEQHPADAQPTVEFLLLTPLFMGLLQSMFAEELNERTPCKKESLQNASEKEPHSPRAATTDEINVTADPQTHALVGLGIAACQSLLDMYEYLRPLLNTWEGLESQHCFVEHKGTKEPATQKPFLPSRECLPPSTTVSLMPGFDFRGFYYSLVSAMLTLLGGMLLQSLPERRWRFAENPAAKAGGSAAIGGLASAARKLLDFQKKELSEGCSYIKNAANIVILRAEQASALLLREEAQLKTHKMHVVDGDSWADEEHGSDFRRTLYNHENEPCEQGVVSREPRKERDP
- a CDS encoding hypothetical protein (encoded by transcript TGME49_237195), whose translation is MNGTDGHGSPEFGADGHSRLIGGDFETETRHAHQSQSENIKGQQLDLAGELQGHHGHSIHRQIPSRTCASERSKSSNHLHQRTSSEACDAFPNAYSRDQICCRSGEASPFRGTEGYEELNCAQRFFCPTFSCALPNEGSNNLGIDQATDPQTESGAETPSTPPANYENNSCHDKHSSASSQKPGSRGSSATPVSTPALGFSSSESAERDAGAFAESSDEDAFFGVVGGSVPGKHYRCVVLRRAIETMPTDTTLRSEINDRDDGRSSGASICEATSTSRDADRDLAETLTKPSFPFQDLCEKNVRLGLFEDHQERYVDDVCLDQSGRSLEIFPNSTTDYDDWALHHRELPRQSFSNIVANAHPPNEKVSQEVQTRLPERGSNASVPISKATADVKTHTKRADRCQRGVQCGLTKKLASFAYEELVNQHRQVQYQLETTVATVRVLSEQLRDAQRHKQSGLQRLEESLLFAEELQGLLEKRTSALSTVRADLEEQKETLQRRTAEQQTFARIQQSEKENTDREHHLVVSALQAQLKHTVAQLEQAEEEKRLEVSREVRKTLAAKEHAEKLDQQYTAELRHLQARYKEGDEAIKQAREEINFLRGELRERESQHARALHDTELQKDAERVHLEATQMATTLSIERELLHRSLELDRLRAKLVRFEQRLNSVQKEHLLEVQGLKQSHQEKLQQMLLEHRRALDSQERYAQQLREMVAMGKEDLASEKEFQRQLWTDKTARLQSDLEQANARDRQSAKTIAALKLSAESYKKLAGELQSELQDKIARGHHREAELAILRCDREELLHTLQTSAAEYRAFREEATMMKMKLLSAIDDKEETLRQAEARLVDELTVLQADMAQPAANSESCTHATAQATRASNRGPETSHQIMCV
- a CDS encoding hypothetical protein (encoded by transcript TGME49_237180~Signal peptide predicted by SignalP 2.0 HMM (probability 1.000) with cleavage site probability 0.887 at residue 18), whose amino-acid sequence is MRVLFWVLLAASISLARGEPTKAGDGSGAKGKVSSEEKGKASSEEKGKASSDRSAFNYMYEYKKASAAFVDMWRIYNRLDLAVRHLLRDYNVAVKQQRYRELVQQLVNRQQQLEAMVEQHRMGELSRHVLRAELTSLKEMKQQLAFEYHQLERLPSEQHPEKLLELIELNEAPADLASALRSENSHLLRKSLKECSKLLEKLAKRQEEVTLHLKSLEYQANSPIHEMFVAQSAAMGNFFDPDAPLSIHMSVGKRM
- a CDS encoding hypothetical protein (encoded by transcript TGME49_237190) translates to MFSYCCGLGMHQDRIHAASCGAANQVCAPICEPQVVLIDNLELAVHAEDQVAYYDFMHLNSTPVKATDRVLKRDPTASAPSQFENSSKGSDPRMSSAATASTMEELDEDSYPDAVSEHRSQVECGVARQPHTAPDKICLSVRPVSQQHSPSFTCATIPTAAHFQTSLSMHRQRSSGPEWTRSAVSRLSVPSEEMHQKHLD